GCGGCCTCTGCGCCGCCGACCCGGCTGTGCAGGAGGGTTGCGATGGAGTTCCTCGGGTTCATCGAGCAGTGGTCATGGGTCGGATGGCTCGTGCTGATCGCCCTCTTCCTCGCCATCGAGGTCGCGGCCGGCGAGATGACGTTCCTGATGCTCGCCCTGGGGTCGACCGCAGGCATCCTGTCGGCGATCGCCGGCGCTCCCCTCTGGCTGCAGGTGATCATCGCGGCGGTCGCCGCCGTCGCGTTCCTGGGGCTGCTGCGCCCCCCGCTGCTGCGGATGCTGCGTCGAAGCTCCGATCAGGAGAAGTTCAACGTCGAGCGCCTGATCGGCCTGGGCGGCGTCGTCACCGAGACCGTCACGGCTTTCGGTGGTCGGGTCAAGCTCGTCAACGGCGACTCGTGGTCGGCCCGCGTGCAGGAGGGCACCGACCTGCCGCCGC
The Microbacterium sp. JZ31 genome window above contains:
- a CDS encoding NfeD family protein is translated as MEFLGFIEQWSWVGWLVLIALFLAIEVAAGEMTFLMLALGSTAGILSAIAGAPLWLQVIIAAVAAVAFLGLLRPPLLRMLRRSSDQEKFNVERLIGLGGVVTETVTAFGGRVKLVNGDSWSARVQEGTDLPPHTTVVVRAIQGATAIVSPATASSQES